The genome window GTTCGATGCTCATTCAAATGCCTTTCAGCACCGCGAAGGGTGCGGCGAGGATGGAGAGGAGGCGGCGCCACAGGTTGCGGCGGCGGATCGCGCGTTGGCGGCGGGAGAGCATTAAGCGGCCCTCCGGTGCGGGGTAGCGACCGCCGC of uncultured Alphaproteobacteria bacterium contains these proteins:
- a CDS encoding conserved hypothetical protein (Evidence 4 : Homologs of previously reported genes of unknown function), translated to MLSRRQRAIRRRNLWRRLLSILAAPFAVLKGI